The proteins below are encoded in one region of Thermotoga sp.:
- the rpe gene encoding ribulose-phosphate 3-epimerase, translating into MVKIAASILACDLARIADEVRRVEEHIDMVHFDVMDGHFVPNISFGLPVLRALRKETKLPINVHLMITNPEDYIDRFVEEGADMVAVHYETTPHLHRVVHRIKDLGAKAFIAINPHTPVSLLSEIITDVDGVLVMSVNPGFSGQRFIARSLEKIRSLKKMVRDLGLETEIMVDGGVNEENASILIKNGATILVMGYGIFKNENYVELVKSVKKEKEEFAD; encoded by the coding sequence ATGGTAAAGATTGCCGCTTCCATTCTTGCGTGTGATCTTGCAAGGATCGCCGACGAAGTGAGAAGGGTGGAAGAACACATAGATATGGTTCACTTCGATGTTATGGATGGACACTTCGTCCCGAATATTTCGTTTGGACTACCCGTGCTCAGAGCTTTGAGAAAAGAAACGAAGCTACCGATAAACGTTCACCTGATGATCACCAATCCGGAGGACTACATAGACCGTTTTGTAGAAGAAGGAGCAGACATGGTAGCGGTTCATTACGAGACAACACCGCATCTCCACAGAGTAGTACACCGGATAAAGGACCTCGGTGCAAAAGCATTCATCGCAATCAATCCACACACGCCAGTCTCCCTTCTGTCGGAGATCATCACAGATGTGGATGGTGTGCTTGTGATGAGCGTCAACCCGGGTTTCTCCGGTCAAAGGTTCATTGCAAGAAGTCTGGAAAAGATAAGGAGTCTGAAGAAGATGGTGAGGGATCTGGGGCTCGAGACGGAGATCATGGTCGACGGTGGTGTCAACGAGGAAAACGCTTCCATTTTGATAAAGAACGGCGCAACAATCCTCGTCATGGGATACGGTATCTTCAAAAACGAAAATTACGTGGAGCTGGTGAAATCTGTCAAAAAGGAAAAAGAGGAATTTGCTGACTGA
- the rlmN gene encoding 23S rRNA (adenine(2503)-C(2))-methyltransferase RlmN encodes MKNLLDLSYDELVSEVTNLGLERYRADQILDWVFDKKVNNFDEMTNLSKQHRALLKEHFTIPFLKLLGKRVSKIDGTTKFLWELEDGNTIESVMIFHPGRITACISTQVGCPVKCVFCATGMSGFVRNLTVGEIVSQILSMEKEEGKKIGNVVYMGMGEPLLNYENTMKSIRILNHRKMGNIGIRRITISTVGIPEKIVQLADEGLDVKLALSLHAPTNFKRDQLVPLNRKYSIEEILNAIKVYQMKTGRRVTIEYVLIRGVNDEISDAKKLAEILRNLKVFVNLIPVNPTAEGLSKPSRQRLMMFKRILLENGIETEIRREKGSDIEAACGQLRLKRKVSSS; translated from the coding sequence TTGAAAAACTTACTCGATCTTTCTTACGATGAACTGGTCAGTGAAGTCACGAATCTTGGCCTGGAGCGCTACAGAGCAGATCAAATCCTAGACTGGGTGTTCGACAAAAAAGTGAACAACTTCGACGAAATGACGAACCTTTCTAAGCAACATCGCGCTCTGCTGAAGGAGCACTTTACCATTCCTTTTTTGAAACTCCTGGGAAAGAGAGTTTCCAAGATAGATGGTACCACCAAATTTTTGTGGGAACTCGAAGACGGTAACACAATAGAGTCCGTGATGATCTTCCACCCGGGCAGAATAACGGCGTGTATCTCCACGCAAGTAGGTTGCCCCGTCAAATGTGTGTTCTGTGCCACAGGTATGAGTGGCTTTGTGCGGAATCTCACGGTGGGGGAGATCGTTTCACAGATTCTGTCTATGGAGAAAGAAGAAGGGAAGAAAATAGGAAACGTTGTCTACATGGGAATGGGAGAACCACTTCTCAACTACGAGAACACGATGAAGAGCATAAGGATACTCAACCACAGGAAAATGGGGAACATAGGAATCAGGAGGATCACGATTTCAACCGTGGGGATTCCAGAGAAGATCGTCCAGCTGGCCGATGAAGGACTCGATGTAAAACTCGCCCTTTCTCTTCACGCCCCGACGAACTTCAAGAGAGACCAGCTCGTTCCACTGAACAGAAAGTATTCTATAGAAGAGATTTTGAACGCCATTAAGGTGTACCAGATGAAGACAGGAAGACGTGTGACGATAGAGTACGTATTGATAAGGGGTGTGAACGACGAGATCAGCGACGCGAAGAAACTCGCCGAAATCCTCAGGAATCTGAAGGTGTTTGTCAATTTGATCCCAGTGAACCCGACCGCAGAAGGTCTGTCAAAGCCTTCTAGACAGCGTCTTATGATGTTCAAAAGAATTTTGCTCGAAAACGGTATAGAGACCGAGATCAGACGGGAAAAAGGTAGCGACATCGAGGCCGCATGTGGTCAGCTGAGGTTGAAAAGAAAAGTCTCATCGTCATGA
- the murB gene encoding UDP-N-acetylmuramate dehydrogenase, with translation MDKLFADLYKTGCDVRMFERLSCHTSIKIGGRVRYLVLPNDIVSLENAVELLSRNIPFQIMGLGTNLLIQDEDLEFVVLKTERLSQIKIEGERVVVESGTPLKRLCLMLMEAELEGLEFAYGIPGSIGGAVYMNAGAYGGEIGEFVEAVEVLKEGKRCWLSKNELSFGYRDSVFKREKMIITRVAMRFRRGRKELIKKRMDDFLKRRLEKQPIDLPSAGSVFKRPRSDFYVGRAIESLGLKGYRIGGAQVSKKHAGFIVNVGSATFKDVIQLIDFVRKRVKGKYGVDLETEVEIWWNGERL, from the coding sequence TTGGACAAGCTCTTCGCTGATCTCTACAAAACAGGCTGCGATGTGAGGATGTTCGAAAGGCTTTCCTGTCATACCAGTATAAAGATAGGTGGGAGGGTCAGGTACCTTGTTCTCCCAAACGATATCGTGTCTTTGGAAAATGCTGTTGAACTTCTGAGTAGAAACATTCCATTTCAAATTATGGGACTCGGAACGAATCTTCTGATTCAGGACGAAGATCTTGAGTTTGTCGTTTTGAAGACGGAAAGGCTCAGCCAAATAAAGATCGAAGGGGAGAGGGTTGTTGTTGAGAGTGGAACTCCGTTGAAGAGACTCTGTCTAATGTTGATGGAGGCGGAACTCGAAGGGCTTGAGTTCGCGTACGGTATTCCCGGAAGCATCGGTGGAGCCGTGTACATGAACGCAGGAGCGTACGGAGGGGAGATTGGAGAATTCGTCGAAGCAGTTGAAGTTTTGAAGGAAGGAAAAAGGTGCTGGCTTTCGAAAAACGAGCTGTCTTTCGGATACAGGGACAGTGTTTTCAAGAGAGAAAAGATGATCATCACACGCGTTGCAATGCGCTTCAGAAGAGGTAGGAAAGAGCTCATAAAAAAGAGGATGGATGACTTTTTAAAGAGGCGCCTGGAGAAGCAACCAATTGATCTTCCGAGTGCCGGTAGTGTCTTCAAGCGTCCCAGAAGCGATTTTTATGTAGGAAGAGCAATCGAGTCTCTGGGATTGAAAGGGTACAGGATCGGAGGAGCACAGGTGTCGAAAAAGCATGCGGGTTTCATCGTGAATGTCGGGAGCGCAACTTTCAAAGACGTGATCCAGCTTATAGATTTCGTGAGAAAAAGGGTGAAAGGGAAATATGGAGTAGATCTGGAAACGGAGGTAGAGATCTGGTGGAATGGAGAACGGTTGTGA
- a CDS encoding YigZ family protein, with the protein MEWRTVVNPHSERINVKRSEFYATVFPVKNEKDFRKKLKEISKRDATHNCWAYRIFSTEGILEHCSDDGEPSGTAGRPILGVLRKYNLVNASIVVTRYFGGVKLGVRGLIEAYSTAAKLAVKGAKTRALTLMKEFEVEVTYPELSNVFRIIETRGLELVEMTYTETGARFLLHGAEVPEELEPKTVRDVLI; encoded by the coding sequence GTGGAATGGAGAACGGTTGTGAATCCTCACAGCGAGAGAATCAACGTGAAAAGATCGGAATTCTACGCCACGGTCTTTCCTGTGAAAAATGAAAAGGATTTTCGCAAAAAGTTGAAGGAGATATCGAAGAGAGACGCTACACACAACTGCTGGGCGTACAGGATTTTCTCAACAGAAGGGATTTTGGAGCACTGCTCGGATGATGGAGAACCCAGTGGAACGGCTGGAAGGCCAATTCTTGGCGTTCTGAGAAAGTACAATCTGGTGAATGCCTCCATTGTTGTTACAAGGTATTTTGGGGGAGTGAAACTGGGTGTCAGAGGTCTCATAGAAGCCTATTCGACAGCCGCAAAACTTGCAGTGAAAGGAGCAAAGACAAGGGCACTCACTCTCATGAAAGAGTTTGAGGTTGAGGTCACCTACCCTGAATTGAGCAATGTGTTCAGGATTATCGAAACGAGAGGATTGGAGCTTGTGGAGATGACTTACACAGAAACGGGGGCAAGGTTTTTGCTTCATGGTGCCGAGGTGCCCGAAGAGCTGGAGCCAAAAACGGTTCGGGATGTGTTAATATAG
- the rsgA gene encoding ribosome small subunit-dependent GTPase A: MRRRGTVVSFHSNMVTVEDEETGKRILCKLRGKFRLHNLKIYVGDRVEYTPDGTGSGVIENVLHRKNLLVKPHVANVDQAVLVVTVKMPETPTYIIDKFLVLTEKNELETVLVINKMDIYEGKDLEKVKELERIYSKLYPIVKTSAKTGMGIEELKEYLKGKISTMAGLSGVGKSSLLNAINPGLKLRVSEVSQKLWRGRHTTTAAQLLRFDFGGYVVDTPGFANLEISDIEPEKLKYYFKEFDGKVCFFSDCNHIDEPECGVKEAVKNGDIAESRYENYMKMFHELLGRGKK; encoded by the coding sequence TTGAGAAGAAGGGGCACCGTGGTGAGTTTTCATTCGAACATGGTCACAGTTGAGGATGAAGAAACGGGGAAAAGAATACTCTGCAAGTTGAGAGGGAAGTTTCGTCTGCACAACCTAAAGATTTACGTCGGAGACAGAGTGGAATACACGCCAGACGGTACGGGATCCGGAGTCATAGAGAACGTCCTCCACAGGAAAAATTTGCTCGTGAAACCACACGTTGCAAACGTGGATCAGGCCGTCCTGGTCGTTACTGTGAAGATGCCAGAAACTCCCACGTACATTATCGACAAGTTCCTAGTGCTCACTGAGAAGAATGAACTTGAAACGGTCCTGGTCATAAATAAGATGGACATATACGAAGGGAAAGATCTCGAAAAGGTGAAAGAACTAGAACGCATTTACTCGAAGTTGTACCCGATCGTGAAAACCAGTGCGAAAACGGGAATGGGTATTGAGGAACTCAAGGAATACTTGAAGGGAAAAATCAGCACGATGGCAGGATTGTCGGGTGTTGGAAAAAGCAGTCTTCTTAACGCAATAAATCCTGGCCTGAAGCTTCGAGTAAGTGAAGTTTCTCAAAAGCTCTGGAGGGGAAGACACACCACTACCGCTGCCCAACTTCTGAGATTCGACTTTGGAGGCTATGTGGTTGACACCCCCGGCTTTGCGAACCTCGAGATAAGCGATATAGAACCGGAAAAGTTGAAGTACTACTTCAAGGAATTCGATGGAAAGGTGTGTTTCTTTTCCGATTGCAACCACATAGACGAACCAGAGTGTGGCGTGAAAGAAGCCGTGAAAAACGGAGATATCGCTGAAAGTCGCTACGAAAATTACATGAAGATGTTCCACGAACTTCTGGGAAGGGGGAAGAAGTGA
- a CDS encoding PASTA domain-containing protein has protein sequence MWSAEVEKKSLIVMKVFLGIMAGVIAGGLFFLLTIKLYQNQFVTVPDVTGLSGTEACEKLKESGLVCNKVSSETVVGSYPQSGSKVKKGRVINLYYENPAKNIIPRFVGIKLSVAEEILKKLGWNYEIVRFPFGEEKDRVLATYPEEGKLYNGKMTLLVDTGEKDEYFVVENYVGKDLSDVEDSGRVFFVGKGERVVSQYPPPGSIATEVILILGEE, from the coding sequence ATGTGGTCAGCTGAGGTTGAAAAGAAAAGTCTCATCGTCATGAAAGTGTTCCTCGGGATAATGGCAGGTGTCATTGCGGGAGGTTTGTTTTTTCTCCTCACAATTAAATTGTATCAAAATCAATTCGTGACGGTTCCTGACGTTACAGGACTTTCGGGAACGGAAGCTTGTGAGAAATTGAAAGAATCCGGCTTGGTATGTAACAAAGTTTCCTCTGAAACCGTGGTTGGTTCGTATCCTCAAAGTGGTTCGAAAGTCAAAAAAGGAAGAGTCATAAACCTGTACTACGAAAATCCAGCAAAGAACATTATACCCCGTTTCGTGGGTATAAAACTCTCGGTGGCAGAAGAGATACTGAAAAAACTGGGCTGGAATTACGAGATCGTTCGATTTCCCTTCGGTGAGGAAAAAGACAGAGTGCTCGCTACCTATCCGGAAGAGGGAAAACTGTACAACGGGAAGATGACTCTTCTTGTGGATACAGGAGAAAAGGATGAGTATTTTGTTGTGGAAAACTACGTAGGGAAAGATCTATCCGATGTAGAAGACAGCGGCCGCGTTTTCTTTGTTGGAAAGGGAGAGAGGGTGGTATCACAATATCCACCACCTGGATCTATTGCAACAGAAGTCATATTGATCCTTGGGGAGGAGTGA